A part of Terriglobus roseus genomic DNA contains:
- a CDS encoding thiamine phosphate synthase produces MLRYAITDRQMFPGDERSREDALITQVARLSSEGVDYVQMREKDLGEAAQADLARALMQAIRDGGGETKLLLNGTAALAQWAGADGVHLSTTMFSQNLQSHHGLLVSASCHTISDVRRAAEFADLILFAPVFEKRVDGEVVTEGVGLDALREACAAAGNVPVLALGGVTAANTQACLDAGAAGVAGIRLFV; encoded by the coding sequence ATGTTGCGATATGCGATTACAGACAGACAAATGTTTCCGGGTGATGAACGTTCGCGTGAGGACGCGCTGATTACGCAGGTGGCCCGGCTGTCGAGCGAAGGCGTGGACTATGTCCAGATGCGTGAAAAAGACTTGGGAGAAGCAGCGCAGGCCGATCTGGCGCGGGCGTTGATGCAGGCGATTCGCGATGGCGGTGGTGAAACCAAGTTGCTTCTGAATGGGACGGCTGCGTTGGCGCAGTGGGCCGGTGCAGATGGCGTGCATCTGTCTACGACAATGTTTTCGCAGAACCTGCAGTCACATCATGGCTTGCTGGTGAGTGCTTCCTGTCACACGATCAGTGATGTGCGTCGCGCTGCGGAGTTTGCGGACCTGATCCTGTTTGCACCGGTGTTTGAAAAACGAGTGGACGGGGAAGTGGTTACAGAGGGCGTCGGGTTGGACGCGTTGCGTGAGGCATGCGCTGCCGCGGGTAATGTGCCGGTGCTGGCGCTGGGTGGCGTGACAGCGGCGAATACGCAGGCGTGCTTGGATGCGGGCGCTGCGGGTGTCGCTGGGATTCGTCTGTTTGTTTGA
- a CDS encoding glycogen/starch/alpha-glucan phosphorylase: protein MPFQDQEAPRPQQHEPEQQAQDTQPSENRAGTSAKDLEISFRNHMTHTVGRPLENSSILDQYHALAAVVRDRMMDQWLETIENYKQHNVRVLGYLSAEYLLGPHLENALLNLDLRPQMEEALKNVGLDLATIAAEEPEPGLGNGGLGRLAACFMDSLSTLDVPVLGYGLRYEFGIFRQEIVDGWQVEKSDKWLQYGNPWEIGASTSYEVCFFGHTETYNDDQGLLRHRWVPEHTVKGIPYDTPIPGYQTRTVNRLRLWKAAAVDSFDLSIFNSGDYMGAVRQKMESETISKVLYPPDEQIQGKRLRLMQQYFFTSCSLQDMLRLHCMRGEKLSTFHEKWTIQLNDTHPSIGIPELMRLLMDNHNFSWDDAWNVTQKTFGYTNHTLLPEALERWPLDLFGGLLPRHLEIIYEINERFLDDMRSRYPNDDARMRRMSIIGEEGERSVQMAKLAVIGSKAINGVAELHTQLLEQDTLHDYYETFPERFSNKTNGVTPRRWLMLSNPCLVDLINETIGTRWHKDLYGLRGLEHFADDKNFLARWRQAQEGCKSSLAKYISQNLSITVDPASMFDVHVKRIHEYKRQHLKALHILSLYCQIKNGTLKNPTPTTYLFGGKAAPSYVMAKLMIKLVCSVADLVNNDPATRDVMKVVFLPNYSVSLGQHIYPAADLSEQISTAGKEASGTGCMKMMMNGAVTIGTLDGANIEIRKECGEENFFLFGLTAPQIADTLHAGYQPRAYYERSPLLKEVMDGITSGRFFGGNSATFAPLVDNLLSWDPFFVLADFDSYDTVHTQVSDAYRDTNAWGRMSLLNTARSGKFSSDRTIREYCRDIWKLPVG from the coding sequence ATGCCCTTTCAGGATCAGGAAGCGCCGCGCCCGCAGCAGCACGAGCCCGAACAACAGGCGCAGGACACGCAGCCCAGCGAAAACCGCGCGGGCACCTCTGCGAAAGATCTGGAAATATCCTTCCGCAATCACATGACCCACACAGTGGGTCGGCCGCTTGAAAACAGCAGCATTCTCGACCAGTACCACGCGCTCGCTGCTGTCGTGCGCGACCGCATGATGGATCAATGGCTGGAAACCATTGAGAACTACAAGCAGCACAACGTCCGCGTGCTCGGCTATCTCAGCGCGGAATATCTCCTCGGTCCACATCTTGAAAATGCACTTCTGAATCTCGATCTGCGACCGCAGATGGAAGAAGCACTTAAAAACGTTGGGCTCGATCTGGCGACTATCGCCGCAGAGGAGCCGGAGCCTGGTCTGGGCAATGGTGGACTTGGACGCCTGGCCGCCTGTTTCATGGATTCACTCTCCACACTTGACGTCCCTGTTCTCGGCTACGGCTTGCGTTATGAATTCGGCATCTTCCGTCAGGAAATCGTCGATGGCTGGCAGGTAGAAAAATCAGACAAATGGTTGCAATACGGCAATCCATGGGAGATCGGCGCATCCACAAGTTACGAGGTCTGTTTCTTCGGCCACACGGAAACATACAACGATGACCAAGGATTACTGCGTCATCGCTGGGTGCCGGAGCACACGGTAAAAGGCATCCCGTATGACACACCCATCCCCGGCTATCAGACGCGTACCGTAAATCGCCTGCGTTTGTGGAAGGCAGCGGCCGTCGACAGCTTTGACCTGAGCATCTTCAACAGCGGCGACTACATGGGCGCAGTGCGTCAGAAGATGGAATCCGAAACCATCAGCAAAGTGTTGTACCCGCCCGACGAACAGATTCAGGGCAAACGCCTGCGACTGATGCAGCAATACTTCTTCACCTCCTGCTCACTGCAGGACATGTTGCGTCTCCATTGCATGCGTGGAGAAAAGCTCAGCACGTTCCATGAGAAGTGGACCATCCAGCTCAACGACACGCATCCTTCCATCGGCATTCCGGAACTGATGCGTCTCCTCATGGACAACCACAACTTCTCCTGGGACGACGCATGGAACGTCACACAGAAGACCTTCGGCTACACGAATCACACTCTTCTGCCAGAAGCGTTGGAACGCTGGCCTCTCGACCTTTTCGGTGGTCTACTGCCGCGTCATCTCGAAATCATTTATGAGATCAACGAACGCTTCCTCGATGACATGCGTTCGCGTTATCCCAATGACGACGCGCGCATGCGCCGCATGAGCATCATTGGAGAAGAAGGTGAACGCAGCGTGCAGATGGCAAAGCTTGCCGTCATCGGCAGCAAGGCCATCAACGGCGTTGCTGAGTTGCACACGCAACTTCTGGAACAGGACACGCTACACGACTACTACGAAACCTTCCCGGAAAGGTTCAGTAACAAGACCAATGGTGTAACGCCGCGCCGTTGGCTGATGCTTAGCAATCCGTGTCTGGTCGATCTCATTAACGAAACCATCGGAACGCGCTGGCACAAAGACCTCTACGGCCTGCGTGGACTCGAGCATTTCGCAGATGACAAGAACTTCCTGGCTCGCTGGCGACAGGCGCAGGAAGGCTGCAAATCAAGCCTCGCAAAATACATCTCACAGAACCTCAGCATCACAGTCGATCCCGCCTCCATGTTTGATGTGCACGTGAAACGCATTCACGAGTACAAGCGCCAACACCTGAAGGCATTGCACATCCTCTCGCTCTACTGCCAGATCAAGAACGGAACACTGAAGAACCCCACGCCCACCACGTACCTCTTCGGTGGCAAAGCCGCTCCCAGCTACGTCATGGCAAAACTCATGATCAAGCTGGTGTGCAGTGTTGCGGATCTTGTAAACAACGATCCCGCCACGCGCGACGTGATGAAGGTAGTTTTCTTACCCAACTATTCCGTATCGCTCGGCCAGCACATCTATCCCGCTGCTGACCTCTCGGAACAGATCTCCACCGCAGGCAAAGAAGCCAGTGGCACGGGCTGCATGAAGATGATGATGAACGGCGCCGTGACCATCGGCACGCTCGACGGAGCCAACATTGAAATTCGCAAGGAGTGCGGCGAAGAAAACTTCTTCCTCTTCGGACTCACGGCTCCACAGATCGCAGACACACTACATGCTGGCTACCAACCGCGTGCCTATTACGAACGCAGTCCCCTGCTGAAGGAAGTGATGGATGGCATCACATCGGGCCGCTTCTTCGGCGGCAACAGCGCTACCTTTGCTCCGCTGGTAGATAACCTTCTCAGTTGGGATCCATTCTTCGTACTCGCCGACTTCGATAGCTACGACACCGTTCACACGCAGGTAAGCGACGCCTATCGCGATACAAACGCCTGGGGCCGCATGTCACTGCTGAACACAGCACGCTCCGGCAAGTTCTCCTCGGACCGCACCATCCGCGAGTACTGCCGCGACATCTGGAAGCTGCCGGTAGGCTAG
- a CDS encoding serine hydrolase domain-containing protein → MQFSLVILILIELLTVRSGLAQKKPEASVGQRLAADLTWTQEQRDDRFAHMDRVFPVHRVARGGNVRLLPIGKPLLPEAQIGDLMQAEHLAGVLILQDGRVRNERYGLGLTAAGHWTSFSMTKAVTDTLVGVALRQGKLRSLDDGVTVYLPEMKGSAYDGVTVRQLMTMTSGVRWNENYTSADADNVRLYTTAVAPGKDATVEYMRTLTRAAAPGSVWHYNTGETDLLGVLLRRATGKTLAEQLSAAIWSHAGMEHDATWIANDAGPAGEEFGGSGLSASLRDFGRLGLWVMDGGGSQVPDGWFAEATKPQVKAGGAAYGYGWWPQPDGSFAALGIFGQSTLIDPQRKLVVVMLGDWDQATGSEHSKMRAASWRTVQQAVDAER, encoded by the coding sequence GTGCAATTTTCGCTTGTCATTCTGATTTTGATTGAGTTATTGACGGTCCGTAGCGGGCTGGCACAGAAGAAGCCAGAGGCGTCTGTTGGGCAGCGTTTGGCGGCGGATCTGACCTGGACGCAGGAGCAGCGCGACGACCGCTTTGCGCACATGGACCGTGTTTTTCCTGTCCACCGGGTGGCACGGGGTGGGAACGTGCGTTTGCTTCCCATTGGCAAGCCGCTGTTGCCGGAGGCTCAGATTGGCGACCTGATGCAGGCGGAACATCTGGCCGGGGTTTTGATTTTGCAGGATGGCCGGGTTCGGAATGAGCGTTACGGTCTAGGATTGACCGCTGCAGGGCATTGGACCAGTTTTTCCATGACCAAGGCTGTTACGGACACGCTGGTTGGGGTGGCGCTCCGGCAGGGCAAGTTGCGCTCGCTGGACGACGGCGTGACGGTCTATCTGCCGGAGATGAAGGGCAGCGCCTATGACGGCGTGACGGTCCGGCAGTTGATGACCATGACCAGCGGCGTTCGGTGGAATGAGAATTACACCTCGGCGGATGCCGACAATGTTCGCCTGTACACGACGGCTGTGGCACCGGGGAAAGACGCGACGGTGGAATACATGCGGACACTGACGCGTGCCGCCGCGCCGGGGAGCGTCTGGCACTACAACACGGGCGAGACAGACCTGCTGGGGGTGTTGTTGCGTCGCGCGACGGGGAAGACGCTTGCTGAGCAGTTGTCGGCGGCCATCTGGAGCCACGCCGGGATGGAGCACGATGCTACGTGGATTGCGAATGATGCCGGTCCGGCTGGTGAAGAGTTTGGCGGGTCGGGGCTGTCAGCTTCACTGCGGGACTTTGGGCGGTTGGGATTGTGGGTGATGGACGGTGGCGGATCGCAAGTTCCCGATGGCTGGTTTGCAGAGGCTACAAAGCCGCAGGTGAAGGCTGGAGGCGCTGCATATGGCTACGGTTGGTGGCCGCAGCCTGACGGCAGCTTTGCGGCGCTGGGAATCTTTGGTCAGTCCACACTGATTGATCCGCAGCGAAAGCTGGTGGTGGTGATGCTTGGAGATTGGGATCAAGCCACCGGCAGCGAGCACAGCAAAATGCGCGCTGCCTCCTGGCGTACGGTGCAGCAAGCAGTGGATGCTGAGCGCTAG
- a CDS encoding OmpH family outer membrane protein, translated as MNRVSKFATLAVGLITLASSPAVFAQASPAPAAAAPAVKPEAIPAKVGLIAFEQAVFATNEGQQAVAALGKKYEPQKTKIQGEQTEVDSLQKQLQAATTISDDDRQSRVRTIDAKQKQLQRDGEDAQAAYQNDLQEAYGRLAGKVNAVMQKYASDNGFTLLLDVSGQQSNVLWANEKTDVTRAVIEAYNAQAGVAAPAGPAPAATPRSAAPRPAAKTPAK; from the coding sequence ATGAACCGTGTCTCGAAGTTTGCGACGCTCGCCGTCGGCCTCATTACTCTTGCGTCGTCTCCCGCTGTTTTCGCACAGGCCTCGCCCGCACCGGCAGCAGCTGCACCCGCAGTGAAGCCCGAAGCCATTCCGGCGAAGGTCGGCCTGATTGCCTTTGAACAGGCTGTCTTTGCCACCAACGAAGGTCAGCAGGCAGTTGCCGCTCTGGGCAAGAAGTATGAACCCCAGAAGACCAAGATTCAGGGTGAGCAGACGGAAGTAGACAGCCTGCAGAAGCAGCTCCAGGCTGCGACCACCATTTCTGACGATGATCGTCAGAGCCGTGTGCGCACCATCGACGCGAAGCAGAAGCAGCTTCAGCGCGACGGTGAGGATGCACAGGCTGCCTACCAGAACGATCTGCAGGAAGCCTATGGCCGTCTGGCTGGCAAGGTAAACGCCGTGATGCAGAAGTACGCTTCTGACAATGGCTTCACCCTGCTGCTGGATGTCAGCGGTCAGCAGAGCAACGTTCTGTGGGCCAACGAGAAGACTGATGTTACCCGCGCTGTGATCGAAGCCTACAACGCGCAGGCTGGCGTTGCTGCTCCGGCAGGTCCCGCACCGGCGGCTACACCGCGCTCGGCTGCTCCGCGTCCGGCTGCTAAGACGCCCGCGAAGTAA
- a CDS encoding ROK family protein: protein MNGQTCTIGVVLSKRIIAGLLRRDGTIDRIHSYPEDELYEDALVEMPREHLIAALCDQILAVIKANPDVTLAGIGVALPGLVRHGVVEDSPNLPQMKGARIEAEICHLLKEHGVELPVTAVNDADGVAAGLAHQQGKLDSMIRVWTIGTGIGFGRYPLVEGVGEGGHTVVTLDDRETYCGCGGRGHIEGIMGHRAMRLRFLDMEPEDVFEAADKGDQRCIEFKKLWHKALAAGTASSIHVSGAGKFYLTGYNVRFVELQLLNHYIQQMVRLSPLQAFSVEIHPHNPETVVTGAAVIGRTASLVPTAAA from the coding sequence ATGAACGGTCAGACATGCACTATCGGAGTTGTTCTTTCTAAGCGCATCATCGCCGGTTTGCTGAGGCGGGATGGGACGATTGATCGCATTCATTCCTACCCGGAAGATGAGTTGTATGAAGACGCACTGGTGGAGATGCCGCGCGAACATCTGATTGCGGCACTTTGTGACCAGATTCTTGCCGTCATCAAGGCCAACCCGGATGTGACGTTGGCAGGGATCGGTGTGGCGCTGCCCGGACTGGTGCGGCATGGAGTGGTGGAGGATTCGCCGAATCTTCCGCAGATGAAAGGCGCTCGCATTGAAGCGGAGATCTGCCATCTGCTGAAGGAGCACGGAGTCGAGCTTCCTGTGACGGCGGTGAACGATGCCGATGGTGTGGCTGCCGGTCTGGCGCATCAGCAAGGCAAACTGGACAGCATGATTCGCGTGTGGACGATCGGCACCGGTATCGGCTTTGGGCGCTATCCACTGGTAGAAGGTGTCGGAGAAGGTGGCCATACCGTGGTGACGCTGGATGATCGCGAAACCTATTGCGGATGCGGCGGGCGCGGCCACATCGAAGGCATTATGGGCCACAGGGCCATGCGTCTGCGGTTCCTGGATATGGAACCGGAGGATGTCTTCGAGGCGGCGGACAAGGGCGACCAGCGCTGCATTGAGTTTAAGAAACTGTGGCACAAGGCGTTAGCGGCGGGGACGGCGAGCTCGATCCATGTGAGTGGCGCGGGCAAGTTCTACCTGACGGGGTATAACGTGCGCTTTGTGGAGCTGCAGTTGCTGAACCACTACATTCAGCAGATGGTGCGGTTGAGCCCCCTGCAGGCGTTCTCCGTGGAGATCCATCCGCATAACCCAGAGACGGTGGTGACGGGCGCGGCGGTGATTGGGCGAACGGCTTCGCTGGTGCCGACGGCCGCGGCGTAA
- a CDS encoding M2 family metallopeptidase has product MRIPSVLLACSLVVSAVAQKPSTAPPTVAEAKAFLDRANAALLKAATDGSHAEWLAETYINEDSEATTALLNEQGSKLSLDLIEESHRFDKVTLPTEMRRQMMLLQVGAPAAPHDPKLLAEETRLAASLTGAYGKGKYCDASGKCMGVDDVDTFMAKTRDANELTKVWVGWHSVGAPMRKDYERFIELQNIGAKEQGYKDTGDLWRAGYDMTPAQFSAEVNRAWAQLEPLYRELHTYVRHRLIAKYGAAADRKDGMIPAQLLGNTWAQEWGNIYDVVAPTDPKLAQFKPVNLEAALSRQIAEKDHRIFKITDSPGAGSDELQKQKLAAAEDMVKYGESFFTSLGFQPLPKTFWERSQFVHPRDRDVVCHASAWDVDQVEDLRVKMCIEVNDDYFTTVHHELGHNFYQRAYNQQPMIFRSGANDGFHEAIGDAIALSITPSYLKKIGLTDSEPPAEADIPLQLRTALDKIAFLPFALALDTWRWQVFSGEIKPADYNKAWWQLREKYQGVAPPVERSEADFDPGAKMHVPSNVPYVRYFLARIYQFQFYKAMCDASGYKGPLNRCSFYGSKAAGDKLNTMLMAGQSQPWQQTLKTMTGSDHLDAGPMMEYFAPLYNWLKQQNAAAK; this is encoded by the coding sequence ATGCGTATTCCCTCCGTACTTTTAGCCTGTTCGCTTGTCGTTTCCGCTGTTGCTCAAAAGCCTTCTACTGCGCCACCGACTGTTGCAGAGGCGAAGGCTTTTCTGGATCGTGCGAATGCTGCGTTGTTGAAAGCTGCTACCGACGGAAGCCATGCGGAGTGGTTGGCGGAGACGTACATCAATGAGGACAGTGAAGCTACGACGGCGCTGCTGAATGAGCAGGGCTCGAAGCTGTCGCTGGATTTGATTGAAGAGAGTCATCGCTTTGACAAGGTGACGCTGCCTACGGAGATGCGTCGGCAGATGATGTTGTTGCAGGTGGGTGCGCCTGCTGCGCCACATGATCCGAAGTTGCTGGCGGAGGAGACTCGGCTGGCTGCGTCGCTGACGGGTGCGTATGGCAAGGGCAAGTATTGCGATGCATCCGGCAAGTGCATGGGCGTGGATGATGTGGACACCTTCATGGCGAAGACGCGCGATGCGAACGAACTCACGAAGGTGTGGGTGGGGTGGCATAGCGTGGGCGCGCCCATGCGCAAGGATTACGAACGCTTCATTGAGCTGCAGAACATTGGTGCGAAGGAACAGGGATACAAGGACACTGGTGACTTGTGGCGTGCCGGTTACGACATGACTCCTGCGCAGTTTTCTGCGGAGGTGAATCGTGCGTGGGCGCAGCTTGAGCCGCTGTATCGTGAGTTGCACACGTATGTGCGGCATCGGTTGATTGCGAAGTATGGTGCTGCTGCGGATCGCAAAGATGGCATGATTCCCGCGCAGTTGCTGGGCAATACGTGGGCGCAGGAGTGGGGCAATATCTATGACGTTGTTGCGCCGACTGATCCGAAGCTGGCGCAGTTTAAGCCGGTGAATCTTGAGGCGGCGCTGAGTCGGCAGATTGCTGAGAAGGATCACCGCATTTTCAAGATCACGGATTCGCCTGGTGCAGGATCGGACGAACTGCAGAAGCAAAAGCTGGCGGCTGCAGAAGACATGGTGAAGTATGGCGAGAGCTTCTTTACCTCACTTGGGTTTCAGCCGTTGCCGAAGACGTTCTGGGAGCGGTCGCAGTTTGTGCATCCGCGTGACCGCGATGTGGTGTGTCATGCCAGTGCGTGGGATGTGGATCAGGTCGAGGACCTGCGAGTGAAGATGTGCATTGAGGTGAATGATGATTACTTCACCACGGTGCATCATGAGCTGGGACATAACTTCTATCAGCGTGCGTATAACCAGCAGCCGATGATCTTTCGGAGCGGTGCGAACGATGGCTTTCATGAAGCCATTGGTGATGCCATTGCTTTGAGCATTACGCCGTCGTATCTGAAGAAGATTGGATTGACGGACAGTGAGCCGCCTGCGGAAGCGGATATTCCACTGCAGCTTCGTACGGCGCTGGATAAGATTGCGTTCCTGCCGTTTGCGTTGGCGTTGGATACGTGGCGTTGGCAGGTGTTCAGCGGCGAGATCAAGCCTGCGGATTACAACAAAGCGTGGTGGCAGTTGCGCGAGAAATATCAGGGCGTGGCGCCGCCGGTGGAACGCAGCGAGGCAGACTTTGATCCGGGTGCGAAGATGCACGTTCCATCAAACGTTCCGTATGTGCGTTATTTCCTGGCACGGATTTACCAGTTCCAGTTCTATAAGGCGATGTGCGATGCCAGTGGTTATAAGGGGCCGTTGAATCGGTGCTCGTTCTATGGATCGAAGGCTGCGGGCGACAAGCTGAATACGATGTTGATGGCAGGGCAGTCGCAGCCGTGGCAGCAGACATTGAAGACGATGACAGGCAGCGATCACCTGGATGCCGGGCCGATGATGGAGTACTTTGCGCCGCTCTATAACTGGCTCAAGCAGCAGAACGCCGCAGCGAAGTAA
- a CDS encoding TIGR03435 family protein, which produces MSVRVWHQLTLALATLLPLSTSFAQQPARHFEITAVRENRSGSEHDNGVNINGTKISATNLSLRIMIQQAYGVLDFQIISGPNWLSTARFDLQADTGDGQPISNAEFGPLLQQLLVDRFHLTVHHETRPMKEYALTIANGGPRLQATTGQPQNSMQGINQNATQGTAKMIGTGIPMSALAYRIAQQRPFRGNLVIDKTGLTGFYDITLEWEAGDNAASSLITSLQQQLGLKLIYEKMPVDVLVIDHAEKPSEN; this is translated from the coding sequence ATGTCCGTTCGTGTCTGGCATCAACTCACGCTTGCACTTGCGACGCTCCTTCCGCTTTCAACCTCGTTCGCACAACAACCTGCGCGACATTTCGAAATCACTGCCGTACGCGAAAACCGCAGCGGTTCGGAGCACGATAACGGCGTCAATATCAACGGCACCAAAATCTCCGCGACCAACCTTTCGTTGCGCATCATGATTCAGCAAGCCTATGGCGTCTTAGACTTCCAGATCATCAGCGGCCCCAACTGGCTCTCCACCGCGCGCTTTGACCTCCAGGCTGATACAGGCGACGGCCAGCCCATTTCCAACGCGGAATTCGGCCCGCTCCTGCAGCAACTCCTCGTAGATCGCTTCCACCTCACCGTGCATCACGAGACGCGCCCCATGAAGGAATACGCGCTTACCATCGCCAACGGTGGTCCCAGGCTGCAGGCGACAACAGGCCAGCCACAGAACTCCATGCAGGGCATCAATCAAAACGCCACGCAGGGCACTGCGAAGATGATCGGCACCGGCATCCCCATGTCGGCGCTTGCATACCGTATCGCACAGCAGCGTCCGTTCCGCGGCAATCTCGTCATCGACAAGACCGGCCTGACCGGCTTTTACGACATCACCCTGGAATGGGAAGCGGGTGACAACGCCGCTTCATCGCTCATCACATCGCTGCAACAGCAACTAGGTTTAAAACTCATCTACGAAAAGATGCCCGTCGACGTACTAGTGATCGACCATGCCGAAAAACCATCAGAGAACTGA
- a CDS encoding GNAT family N-acetyltransferase produces the protein MSETQFRLRQCGPGDEQMLSLVGGASFLEAFADVLDAPDILAHFHKNHSPEMYEKYMAMPTGRVTVAEVPPGNVPVGYIICCEPDFPIETLPSDYELRRIYLLHRFQGLGIGKALMDRAIEYTRELGRKRLILGVYGKNHAAIRFYEKAGFTQIGERFFTVGSTTHHDAVMAREV, from the coding sequence ATGAGTGAGACGCAATTCCGCCTGCGCCAGTGCGGCCCCGGCGATGAACAGATGCTGTCGCTGGTAGGCGGTGCCAGCTTTCTCGAGGCCTTCGCCGATGTCCTGGACGCCCCGGACATCCTCGCGCACTTTCACAAGAACCACTCGCCAGAGATGTACGAAAAGTACATGGCCATGCCCACCGGCCGTGTCACCGTCGCAGAAGTCCCACCGGGCAATGTGCCCGTGGGTTACATCATCTGCTGCGAGCCAGACTTCCCCATCGAAACACTTCCCAGCGACTACGAACTGCGTCGCATCTATCTGCTGCATCGCTTTCAGGGTCTCGGCATTGGCAAAGCGTTGATGGATCGCGCCATCGAGTACACCCGCGAACTCGGGCGCAAGCGCCTCATCCTCGGCGTCTACGGCAAGAACCACGCAGCCATCCGCTTCTACGAAAAAGCAGGCTTCACGCAGATTGGCGAACGCTTCTTCACAGTAGGCAGCACCACCCACCACGACGCCGTCATGGCTCGCGAA